AATAACGCCATCGACGAGAACGGTCTGATGATCGAGTACATTCGCGGCGTCAGCGGCTACAAAACGGCTTACGACCTGAACATCAACGACGACACGCCGCTGCATCTCATCGCGATGCTGCACTACTACAACGCGACGCTCGACGACGCATGGGTGCGCGACCGCCTGCAGCTCGTGGTCAAGCTGACCGACTACATGCTCACGCAGCGCGACGATCAGGGGCTGATCTTCTGCCGCGCGAAGGGCGTCGACATGTACGGCATCTCGTCGTGGCGGAATATCATTCCCTACTACACGCTCGACGGCGCCGTCACCGAGATCAACGCCGAAGCGGTGTTCGCGCTCGACGCCGCCGCGATGCTCTGCGCCGTCGCGGGCGACAACGACCATTGGGAAAAGTACAGCGCCGAAGCGCAAAGCATGCGCGAAGCGATGATGGACTATCTCTTCAACGACGACACGGGCGCGTTCGTCCTGAACTACGATCAGGATCGCAACTACCAGGACAACTTTACGGCCGACGAAATTTTTCCGGTGCTCTTCAACGTCGCCGACTCACCGCAGCGCAAAGCGATTCTGGACCGGCTGCTCGAGGCCGACTTCGTCACACCCGTCGGATTGCGCACGATCTCGACCGCGGACGCCTGGTACTTTCCGTCGTACGGGTTCGGTTTGCTCGGCGGCATCTGGCCCGACTTGACCTTATGGTTCGCGCTCGCGCTGGCACGCAACGATCGCATCGATCAAGCGGTCAAGTTTCTCGCGGTCGTCTACGCGGCGATGGAAGGCGGCAGTCCGCGCAACACCGTCCCCGGCGAGTTCGGCGAATGGTTCGACGGCGGATCGCTTTCCAACCGCGGAATGTATCTCTCGCCTTGGACCGGCGCGAAGTACTTATGGTGCGTCGCCGAAACGGTGGGCGGTCTCGACGGCTATCGCACCAGCGGGCGCCCGCACCTGACGCCGTTGCGCCCAAAAGACTGGCAATGGGTCGCGGCGGCGCGCGTGCACTGGGGCGGCAAGCGCTGCACGTACGTCATCGATCTGCGCAACAGTACGATCTACGGCAACATGCCGGAGCTCTCGGCGGAAGAGCCGTTCGAGTGCGTGTACGCGGGCCGCGACGTTAGCGACGAGGTGACGACGTCGCCCGTGGAAGTCGGGGCGATCGCGTTTGAAGACGAGCAGGGCGCGATCCGAATTTTTCTCTGCAATCACCTCGATAAGGCGCGCAACGTCCTGGTGGAGTTCCGAGGGCACACGGCTCGCGTGGACATGGCCCCGGGCGACCTGCTCCAACTCAACCTTTCCGGCCGGCCGACGGACCGGCGGGCAAGAGCGGCCAAGCTCGATGTAGTGCCTGCGGCAGCCCGCGTCTAATAACCACCGGCTCATGCTCGACCCGACCAATCGTTTTGCGACCCTCGTCCTCGCCGCGGGCGCCGTCGTGCTGCTCGCCGCTATCGGCATCGGCCAGCGCATGGGCGACCGGGTTCTCGGCCAGGCGACCGAGCATGCTCTGCCCTCGATTCAAGCGGTGGTGACGCCCGAGCCGTACGCATCTTCGGGTCCTTACGGGCCCGACTGGAAGCGCTCGGAAACGCTCTCGGCGGCTTCGGATCCACGCTTTCCGGATCCGCGGATACCGCCGCAGCCGCTGCCGACGCTGCCGCCGACGCCTAAGCCGACCGCGACCGCCACGCCCACGATCAACCCCAACGTCCCGATCTGGCGGCAGAAGCCGCTGCCGACCGCCACCCCGTATCAGCCGCCGACCGAGGGACCGACCGAGTCTCCCTCGAGCTCCCCGTCACCGTCCCCATTGTAATTATTGGCGGGCGGCAATATCGCCTGATACGATAGGGACATGGAAAATACCGGAACGCTTACGGTCAAGCGCGGACTCGCGCAGATGCTCAAGGGCGGCGTGATCATGGACGTCGTCACCCCCGAACACGCGGTTATCGCCCAGGAAGCCGGCGCCGTTGCCGTGATGGCGCTCGAGCGCATTCCGGCCGACATTCGCGCGGCCGGCGGCGTCGCGCGGATGAGCAATCTCGAACTGATCCGCGGCATTATGGACGCCGTCACCATTCCCGTGATGGCCAAAGTGCGCATCGGTCACTTCGCCGAAGCGCAAGTGCTGCAAGAGCTGGGCATCGACTACATCGACGAGTCCGAAGTGCTCACGCCGGCCGACGACAAGTACCACGTCGACAAGCTCGCGTTCAAGACGCCGTTCGTCTGCGGTGCGCGCGATCTCGGCGAAGCGCTGCGCCGAATCGCCGAGGGCGCCGCGATGATTCGCAGCAAGGGCGAAGCCGGCAGCGGCAACATCGTCGAGGCCGTGCGCCACATGCGCGCGATCGGCGATGCAATTCGCGAACTGACCGTCGTCCCGAAGGAAGAGCTCGTGGCGCGCGCGCGCGACCTGGGCGCCCCGCTCGAGCTGGTGCAAGACGTTGCAAAGGAAGGCAAGCTCCCGGTCGTGCTGTTCTGTGCGGGCGGCGTTTCGACGCCGGCCGACGCGGCGCTCATGATGCAGCTCGGCGCGGAAGGCATCTTCGTCGGCAGCGGGATCTTCAAGTCGAACGATCCCAAGCGTTTCGCCAAAGCGATCGTCGACGCGACGACCCACTTCGCCGACGCGAAGGTCGTCATGGACGCGAGCCGTTCGCTCGGCGCCGCCGAAGCGATGGCCGGACTCGACGTGCGATCGCTCGACGAATCGCAGCTAATGGCGTCGCGAGGGAACTAGGTGTCATCCTGAGCGTAGCGAGCGAAAGCGAGCGAAGTCGAAGGGCCGTTGTCGGCGTTTTAGCGCTGCAGGGCGACGTCGACGAACACGCCGCCGCGCTCGCGCGCGCCGGTGCGACGGCAATCCCGGTGAAGACGCTCGACGATTTGCGCCGCGTCGACGCGCTGGTCGTTCCCGGCGGCGAATCGACGACGGTGATGAAGCTGCTCGACCGCTTCGGACTCGTCGATCCGATCGTCGGCCGCGTGCGCGCCGGCATGCCGTTCTGGGGCACGTGCATGGGCATGATCGTCGCCGCACACGACGTGGCGGATCTCGAGCAGCCGACGCTCGATCTCATCGACGTCACGGTGCGGCGTAACGCCTTCGGCCGCCAGAACGAATCGGCGGAAGTCGATCTCGACGTGCCCGCGTTGGGTGAGCCGCCGTTTCCCGCGATTTTCATTCGTGCCCCGTGGATCGAACGTGTCGGGCCGCAGGTCGAACTGCTTGCCGAGCGAGGCGGCCACGGCGTGATGGTGCGTCAGCGTAACGTGCTTGGAACGTCGTTTCACCCCGAGCTGACGAGCGATCCGCGCGTGCACCAATACTTTCTGAGGATGGTAGAAGAAGCGCTTTTGCGAGGGAAGGACTGCCCCGCCGCTTAACTCTTGTGCCCAAGATGACTTCGCAGGCCGATACTGTGCCCGAAGCTCAAACGGGGTTTCAGGGCCAGATCCCCGCGGTAGAGCCGCTGCTCACCGAGGTGATAGCCACGCTCTCGCTGGCCGCCCACGCATATCTCACGGAATCCGACGCGCAGCAACCGGATCGCGCCTCGGCGGAAGTCGCCATCGACGTTGCAACCTCAGCCTTCGAACGAGTCAAAGACAGGTTGCGGCCCGAACAACGGTTAGCAATAACGCAAATGCTAACCGAGACGCGAATGACGTTTGTACGAAAGCGAGGCATGTAGATGCCTCGCTTTCTGAATCGCACCGCTAGAGAGTTTTGTGCATGAGCGACGTTCTCGTCCTGAACTTCACTTACGAAGCGCTGAATATCACGAGCTTCCAGCGAGCCGTGAAGATGATCTTTTCGGGCAAAGCCGAGCTGCTGCACGGCCGCGATCGCGTGCTGGCCTCGACGACGTACGAAATGCGGATGCCCTCGATCATCCGCATGCTGTATTACATCCGCCGTCCGATGCAAAAGGTGGCGCTGACGAAGAAGAACGTGTTGATTCGCGACGACCACACCTGTCAATACTGCGGCCTTCACGGGGAGCGGTTGATGACCGTCGACCACGTCGTGCCCAAGAGCCGCGGCGGTGCTTCGACCTGGGAGAATCTCGTCTGCGCCTGCATGCGGTGCAATAACCGTAAGAACAACCGTACGCCCGACGAGGCGAACATGTCGCTGCAGCGCAAGCCGCGGCAGCCGAAGTACATTCCGTGGATTCAAATCAAGCGCAATACGTTGCCCGACGAATGGGGCAAGTTCTTGTTCCTCTATAACGTCTCGATCGACGAGCGCGTGGAGAAGACCTAGCCGCCGAGCAGGAAAAGCGGCGCGTCCTGGGGATTTCCTTCGTCTCTCAATGCCGCTAGATCAGAATAAGACGCCGTATTTCCAAGCGCTGCTCGATTACGTCGATTCGGGCGTGCAGCCGTTCCATACGCCGGGCCACATTCAGGGCGTCGGAATGGACCTCGCCTTCCGCGAGTTCGTGGGCGACAACATCTGCGCGATCGACCTCACCCCGATGCCGGGCATCGACGACCTGCTGCAGCCGTTGGAATCGATTCGCGAAGCGCAAGAGCTGGCCGCCGAGGCGTGGGGTGCCGATCACACGTTCTTTCTGATCAACGGCTCGACCAGCGGCAATCAGTGCATGATGATGACCGCGGTGAACCCCGGCGACAAGATCGCCGTGCCGCGCAACTCGCACAAATCGATGCTGGGCG
The sequence above is drawn from the Candidatus Baltobacteraceae bacterium genome and encodes:
- a CDS encoding amylo-alpha-1,6-glucosidase; its protein translation is MGSISYDAQHNEFCAYVLHESQTPYGLLLGNFKSYAQSTAKGGVRGLWDADTDQIIFGTHHIAYRLRDEKAHGTLFPHQIQRELTFLPYAQISEFTLENRLHVTEAFYVPHGPSFDRSVAFVVDVTLYNPGAQELEVALFPWAMLVGQRFYGEPEHQVRAWNDGRFICSKNLETGSERWWGGSRQPAAVELSLREQVLLEYMRSATLLPDESVQHFGDVTPELAELVSRRIFGAFEYAIKVAPGARESLRLAVVYHKDGTEKSRPVLEALLKDPRALHDTQRYFAERLADARFMTPSPEISRGVAWAKANMLRIVKEYPHGWGSTNSPPSDILVSRDTSWFVHGFDYFWPEFSRDALEVFNNAIDENGLMIEYIRGVSGYKTAYDLNINDDTPLHLIAMLHYYNATLDDAWVRDRLQLVVKLTDYMLTQRDDQGLIFCRAKGVDMYGISSWRNIIPYYTLDGAVTEINAEAVFALDAAAMLCAVAGDNDHWEKYSAEAQSMREAMMDYLFNDDTGAFVLNYDQDRNYQDNFTADEIFPVLFNVADSPQRKAILDRLLEADFVTPVGLRTISTADAWYFPSYGFGLLGGIWPDLTLWFALALARNDRIDQAVKFLAVVYAAMEGGSPRNTVPGEFGEWFDGGSLSNRGMYLSPWTGAKYLWCVAETVGGLDGYRTSGRPHLTPLRPKDWQWVAAARVHWGGKRCTYVIDLRNSTIYGNMPELSAEEPFECVYAGRDVSDEVTTSPVEVGAIAFEDEQGAIRIFLCNHLDKARNVLVEFRGHTARVDMAPGDLLQLNLSGRPTDRRARAAKLDVVPAAARV
- the pdxS gene encoding pyridoxal 5'-phosphate synthase lyase subunit PdxS, with product MENTGTLTVKRGLAQMLKGGVIMDVVTPEHAVIAQEAGAVAVMALERIPADIRAAGGVARMSNLELIRGIMDAVTIPVMAKVRIGHFAEAQVLQELGIDYIDESEVLTPADDKYHVDKLAFKTPFVCGARDLGEALRRIAEGAAMIRSKGEAGSGNIVEAVRHMRAIGDAIRELTVVPKEELVARARDLGAPLELVQDVAKEGKLPVVLFCAGGVSTPADAALMMQLGAEGIFVGSGIFKSNDPKRFAKAIVDATTHFADAKVVMDASRSLGAAEAMAGLDVRSLDESQLMASRGN
- the pdxT gene encoding pyridoxal 5'-phosphate synthase glutaminase subunit PdxT, which codes for MSVASESERSRRAVVGVLALQGDVDEHAAALARAGATAIPVKTLDDLRRVDALVVPGGESTTVMKLLDRFGLVDPIVGRVRAGMPFWGTCMGMIVAAHDVADLEQPTLDLIDVTVRRNAFGRQNESAEVDLDVPALGEPPFPAIFIRAPWIERVGPQVELLAERGGHGVMVRQRNVLGTSFHPELTSDPRVHQYFLRMVEEALLRGKDCPAA
- a CDS encoding HNH endonuclease, producing the protein MSDVLVLNFTYEALNITSFQRAVKMIFSGKAELLHGRDRVLASTTYEMRMPSIIRMLYYIRRPMQKVALTKKNVLIRDDHTCQYCGLHGERLMTVDHVVPKSRGGASTWENLVCACMRCNNRKNNRTPDEANMSLQRKPRQPKYIPWIQIKRNTLPDEWGKFLFLYNVSIDERVEKT